The following coding sequences are from one Paenibacillus sp. JDR-2 window:
- a CDS encoding aldo/keto reductase translates to MKQVKIPGTDLTSSSLALGGVPFGSALSEEESFALMDAYAGNGGNMVDTAEVYANWLPGEPSVSERTIGKWMKSRGNRNQLIVTTKGAHPRLSTMLTSRMSPEEIREDVEGSLGRLQADTIDLYWLHRDDNSRDVGEIVEPLNDLVKEGKIRCFGCSNWTTDRIQEAQLYAASHGLQPFSANQPMWSLASVDPSQLEDQTLVVMDEDMLGLHRRTGLAAIPYSSQAQGLFSKLAAGRLNFDNDSVAPKYRSEHNRKKLERIRTLAEEKGISVSQVVLGYMLSQPFPTIPIIGCHTHDQLEDSLKADEIRFTEADLAYLTLQD, encoded by the coding sequence ATGAAGCAGGTAAAGATACCGGGAACCGATCTTACAAGTTCATCGCTCGCGCTGGGCGGTGTTCCTTTTGGCAGTGCGCTGAGCGAAGAGGAGTCATTTGCGCTAATGGATGCTTACGCGGGCAACGGCGGAAATATGGTTGATACGGCGGAGGTGTACGCGAACTGGCTGCCGGGCGAACCAAGCGTCAGCGAGCGTACAATCGGAAAGTGGATGAAGTCCAGAGGCAACCGCAATCAATTAATTGTAACGACAAAGGGGGCGCATCCTCGGTTATCGACGATGTTGACTTCTCGCATGTCTCCCGAGGAAATCAGAGAAGACGTTGAAGGAAGTCTGGGAAGACTGCAAGCGGACACCATCGATCTGTACTGGCTCCATCGGGATGATAATAGCCGTGATGTCGGCGAGATTGTGGAGCCTTTGAATGATCTTGTTAAGGAAGGTAAAATACGATGTTTCGGCTGCTCCAATTGGACAACGGATAGAATTCAAGAGGCGCAGCTTTATGCCGCATCGCATGGGCTGCAGCCATTTTCCGCGAACCAGCCGATGTGGAGTCTGGCTTCGGTTGATCCATCCCAATTGGAAGATCAAACGCTGGTCGTTATGGACGAGGACATGCTTGGGCTGCATCGCCGGACTGGTCTGGCTGCCATTCCGTATTCGTCGCAGGCGCAAGGATTATTCAGCAAGCTTGCCGCTGGTCGGCTAAACTTTGACAACGATAGTGTTGCGCCGAAGTATCGATCGGAACATAATCGGAAGAAATTAGAGCGGATCCGTACTCTCGCAGAAGAGAAAGGCATTTCCGTCAGCCAAGTCGTTCTAGGCTATATGCTGTCACAGCCGTTTCCGACTATCCCGATCATTGGCTGCCATACTCATGATCAGCTTGAGGATTCTTTAAAAGCCGATGAGATTCGGTTTACCGAAGCGGATTTGGCTTATCTGACTTTACAGGATTAG
- a CDS encoding AraC family transcriptional regulator: MGKQLYEAIRFPDETFPYIMYTHTIHRSIPEGRGFNDLHWHEELQITLATKGNLTIQINGIDYRLHTGQAIFINKSVLHIVTDLTAEGEYVSFNFPEKLLAFYSDSAMEKNYVLPFTNSYLLSFEIKGDTEWQKQILNILWSMKKEFEIKKSWGWQYEISIKTVQLWLILISNISLPSEESSKHNRLKQERLQLMLSFIHQNYSNPITLKEIADAAHLSVSECTRSFKTSIRMTPYSYLVKYRINKSCELLQSTEYTITEIASRVGFNQVNHFIQAFKKDLKLTPKEFRKNRTE; encoded by the coding sequence GTGGGGAAGCAACTATACGAGGCTATACGATTTCCGGACGAGACCTTTCCGTACATCATGTACACGCATACGATCCATCGCTCGATTCCCGAAGGCAGAGGCTTTAACGATCTGCATTGGCATGAAGAATTGCAGATTACGTTAGCGACCAAAGGGAATTTAACGATCCAGATTAACGGAATCGACTATCGTTTGCATACGGGCCAGGCTATTTTCATCAACAAAAGCGTCCTTCACATCGTGACTGACCTGACCGCTGAAGGCGAATATGTCAGCTTTAACTTCCCGGAGAAGCTGCTTGCCTTCTATTCCGACAGTGCCATGGAAAAAAACTATGTCCTTCCGTTTACCAACTCCTATCTATTGTCCTTCGAGATTAAAGGCGATACGGAATGGCAAAAGCAAATCTTGAACATTCTCTGGTCCATGAAAAAGGAATTCGAGATCAAAAAAAGCTGGGGATGGCAGTATGAGATTTCGATTAAAACCGTTCAGTTATGGTTGATTCTGATCTCGAATATCTCCCTGCCGTCGGAGGAATCCTCTAAGCATAACCGGCTGAAGCAAGAGAGGCTGCAATTAATGCTAAGCTTTATCCATCAGAACTATTCGAATCCGATAACGTTGAAGGAAATTGCCGATGCCGCTCATTTAAGCGTGTCGGAGTGTACGCGCAGCTTTAAAACCAGCATCCGCATGACTCCTTACTCCTACTTGGTTAAGTACCGGATTAACAAAAGCTGCGAGCTGCTGCAGTCGACGGAATATACGATAACCGAAATAGCCAGCAGAGTTGGCTTCAATCAAGTGAACCATTTTATCCAGGCTTTTAAGAAGGATCTCAAGCTTACGCCAAAAGAGTTTCGTAAAAACAGGACGGAATAG
- a CDS encoding DMT family transporter, whose protein sequence is MLKLKKASLPSHPFVLLFISILSVSVSSILIKFSDTPTSVAGMYRLFITVIIMLPFVPWRQLRSLKLNMKDWSIVVLAGILLGLHFLFWMESLVHTSVASSMVILALQPLFVMIGSYLLFKEQANVLTIACLVAALFGSILIAWGDIGVSREALIGDGLSLIGTLAVSGYLLAGQKVSSKIDANVYSIIVFFIGGVVLLINNLLNGYSFTDYNSSDWIYFLLLSIIPTIFGQFLFNVLLKSIGATTVSVGIIGEPVLAIILAYLLLGENISLFQLAGGMITLFGMGMYFWAKSFIGGRKVGNHG, encoded by the coding sequence ATGCTTAAATTAAAGAAAGCTTCTTTACCGTCTCATCCGTTTGTTTTGTTATTTATCAGTATTTTGTCAGTTTCGGTTTCATCGATCCTCATTAAATTCTCGGATACGCCAACTTCCGTGGCGGGGATGTACCGGTTGTTTATTACGGTTATCATCATGCTGCCTTTTGTGCCTTGGAGGCAGCTTCGCTCTTTAAAGCTGAATATGAAAGACTGGAGTATCGTGGTCCTGGCCGGAATATTATTAGGCCTTCATTTTTTGTTCTGGATGGAATCCCTGGTGCATACCTCGGTCGCAAGCTCCATGGTCATTCTGGCCTTGCAGCCGTTATTTGTCATGATCGGTTCATACTTATTGTTTAAAGAGCAGGCTAATGTGCTTACAATAGCTTGCTTGGTTGCAGCTCTCTTTGGTTCCATCCTTATCGCATGGGGAGACATAGGCGTATCGAGAGAAGCGTTAATTGGTGACGGTTTATCGTTAATCGGCACGTTAGCCGTGTCCGGTTACTTGCTCGCGGGACAGAAAGTAAGCAGCAAAATCGATGCCAATGTCTACAGCATTATCGTTTTTTTCATCGGCGGCGTTGTTTTGCTTATCAATAATTTGCTGAACGGCTATTCTTTCACGGACTATAACTCGTCCGATTGGATCTACTTCTTGCTGCTTTCGATTATCCCGACTATTTTTGGGCAATTTTTATTTAATGTGCTATTAAAATCCATCGGCGCCACTACCGTCTCGGTAGGTATTATTGGCGAGCCGGTTCTTGCTATTATTCTCGCGTACCTGCTATTGGGAGAAAACATTTCTTTATTTCAGCTTGCAGGCGGCATGATCACATTATTCGGCATGGGCATGTACTTCTGGGCAAAATCATTCATCGGAGGGCGGAAAGTCGGCAACCATGGATGA
- the glgP gene encoding alpha-glucan family phosphorylase encodes MQNSRIAYFSAEFGLDESLPIYSGGLGILAGDHIKAAADLNIPLTGVGIFYGKGYFQQHIDEGGSQHHWYPEVDLEASVYPVELVRDDNGRPILTEIPLEGRKIYAKAFSVQVGSVTLYLLNTDVESNSEADRRLTDTLYPGAQDIRISQEILLGIGGTRLLTALGIHPEVWHMNEGHCAFLTLERIRMLSAEGVPFETALEVVKASTVFTTHTPVPAGHDVFSVEMMDRYFGDYYWQLGADRERVLSLGSMNGVFNMTRLAVSASSKVNGVSKLHGEVTREMFHRWMPYIPAKDIPVDSVTNGIHTGTWLASSLKELFDRHLPSEWSLKAAEPEAWAAVREIPNIELWEEHQRAKAKMLQAFGLPISPSDGVPLIIGFARRFATYKRALLIFNDPERIARILGNPNRPVVLVFAGKAHPSDGPGQDLIRKIVELSQDERFKNRVYMIENYAMDKAKLLVQGVDVWLNTPLKPMEASGTSGQKAALNGVLNCSVLDGWWVEGYNGRNGWAIESTIDGDPWLQAKQDTESLYRLLEEEIIPLYYKRGDRNVPAEWISLMKESICSLAPVYNTHRMVTDYWNKMYVPTSARGKRYAADNYEVASRVAAYKQFIRSNWSAVQVRNVDIQEDNGSRNGTKKFSAEIQLGTIWRGDVRVEAVGSDGHRGIWKVKLEPVQQQEKGLYVFEGASADIPTDNIWKADVNVRVTPISPDFANEFELELAAWGE; translated from the coding sequence ATGCAAAATAGCAGGATTGCGTATTTCTCGGCGGAGTTTGGACTTGATGAATCCTTACCGATTTATTCGGGTGGTCTTGGCATACTGGCTGGCGACCATATCAAGGCGGCAGCAGACTTGAATATTCCCCTTACGGGCGTAGGCATATTTTACGGTAAAGGTTATTTTCAGCAGCATATTGACGAAGGCGGTTCGCAGCATCATTGGTATCCCGAAGTCGATCTGGAAGCGAGTGTTTACCCGGTTGAGCTTGTGCGGGACGACAACGGTCGTCCTATCCTTACCGAGATTCCGCTGGAGGGCAGAAAGATCTATGCAAAAGCGTTTTCCGTGCAGGTGGGCTCTGTCACCCTATACCTGCTCAATACAGATGTTGAATCAAACAGCGAAGCGGACCGCCGCTTGACTGACACGCTGTATCCCGGCGCACAGGATATTCGCATAAGCCAGGAGATTCTCCTCGGCATTGGCGGTACGAGATTGCTTACCGCGCTTGGCATTCATCCCGAAGTCTGGCATATGAACGAAGGGCATTGCGCATTCCTGACCCTGGAGCGCATCCGCATGCTGTCCGCTGAAGGGGTACCTTTCGAGACGGCACTTGAAGTCGTCAAGGCAAGTACCGTCTTCACGACGCATACACCGGTTCCGGCGGGGCATGATGTTTTCTCCGTCGAGATGATGGACCGTTATTTCGGCGACTATTACTGGCAGCTTGGAGCCGACAGGGAGCGGGTATTATCGCTCGGCAGTATGAATGGCGTGTTTAACATGACGCGCCTTGCCGTCAGCGCGTCGTCGAAAGTGAACGGAGTAAGCAAGCTGCACGGTGAAGTTACCCGGGAAATGTTCCACCGCTGGATGCCGTATATTCCGGCAAAGGATATTCCCGTCGATTCGGTTACGAACGGCATCCACACGGGAACATGGCTGGCCTCCAGCCTAAAAGAACTGTTCGACCGGCATCTCCCGTCCGAATGGTCCCTGAAAGCAGCGGAGCCCGAGGCATGGGCTGCTGTTCGGGAGATTCCGAATATCGAGCTGTGGGAGGAGCATCAGCGGGCGAAAGCCAAGATGCTGCAAGCTTTTGGACTGCCGATCTCTCCTTCGGACGGAGTACCGTTAATCATCGGTTTCGCGAGACGGTTTGCCACGTATAAGCGGGCGCTGCTTATCTTTAACGACCCGGAGCGGATCGCACGCATCCTGGGCAATCCTAATCGTCCAGTGGTTCTCGTGTTCGCAGGCAAGGCACATCCCTCGGATGGACCGGGGCAGGATTTGATCCGCAAAATCGTAGAGCTGTCTCAGGATGAAAGGTTCAAAAACCGTGTTTACATGATTGAGAACTACGCGATGGATAAGGCAAAGCTGCTTGTTCAAGGCGTGGACGTATGGCTCAATACGCCGCTCAAGCCAATGGAAGCCAGCGGTACAAGCGGGCAAAAGGCCGCCTTGAACGGCGTGCTTAACTGCAGCGTATTGGACGGCTGGTGGGTGGAAGGCTACAACGGGCGAAACGGCTGGGCGATCGAGAGCACGATCGATGGCGATCCTTGGCTGCAGGCTAAGCAGGATACCGAATCGCTTTACCGGCTGCTCGAGGAAGAGATTATTCCGCTGTACTACAAGCGGGGGGATCGGAATGTCCCCGCGGAATGGATCAGCCTAATGAAGGAATCGATCTGCTCGCTTGCGCCGGTCTACAACACCCACAGAATGGTAACCGATTATTGGAACAAGATGTACGTGCCAACAAGCGCGAGAGGGAAGCGGTACGCTGCGGATAACTATGAGGTTGCGTCCAGGGTTGCCGCCTACAAGCAATTCATTCGCAGCAATTGGTCGGCCGTCCAGGTCAGGAACGTGGATATTCAAGAAGACAATGGCAGCAGGAACGGGACGAAAAAATTCAGCGCCGAAATTCAACTAGGCACCATATGGCGCGGGGACGTGCGTGTGGAAGCGGTTGGCTCCGATGGCCATCGCGGTATCTGGAAGGTGAAGCTGGAACCGGTACAACAGCAGGAGAAGGGTTTATACGTCTTTGAGGGAGCTTCCGCAGACATCCCGACAGACAACATCTGGAAGGCTGACGTCAACGTGCGGGTTACTCCAATCAGCCCGGATTTCGCTAACGAATTCGAGCTGGAGCTGGCTGCTTGGGGGGAATAG
- a CDS encoding class I SAM-dependent methyltransferase — MEQEDRNQKDKVVEQFSRSRSEYVSSEAHARGDDLDLLLTWLQPESHHKALDIATGGGHVAKKLSSFVNTVFAADLTRPMLETARQFIQPDRENVEFVVSDAENLPFLDQTFDIVTCRIAAHHFPNPEQFVREAARVLKQGGKFLLIDNVVPEDKSIDTYVNQIELLRDESHYRCHSVSEWERWLLGAGLKISNNRIRKKSFDYPKWVRRTTRSEDQVKEVATFILNGGGDAQEYIGLKLEGGEIQSITIDEWMVLAVLE, encoded by the coding sequence ATGGAACAAGAGGATAGGAACCAAAAGGATAAAGTGGTCGAGCAATTTTCGCGTAGTAGGTCCGAGTATGTGTCGAGCGAGGCTCATGCCAGAGGGGATGATCTGGACCTCCTGCTAACATGGCTGCAGCCCGAAAGCCATCACAAAGCTTTGGACATTGCAACGGGCGGAGGACATGTGGCGAAGAAGTTATCCTCTTTTGTGAATACCGTATTTGCCGCTGATCTAACGAGGCCTATGCTGGAGACCGCTCGTCAATTTATTCAGCCCGATCGTGAAAATGTTGAATTTGTTGTCTCGGATGCGGAGAACCTTCCGTTTCTAGACCAGACCTTCGATATCGTGACATGCCGGATTGCCGCGCATCATTTTCCGAATCCGGAGCAGTTTGTGCGGGAGGCTGCGCGAGTATTAAAGCAGGGCGGGAAATTTTTACTCATTGATAATGTCGTTCCCGAAGATAAATCCATCGATACATACGTCAACCAGATAGAGCTGCTAAGGGATGAGAGCCATTACAGATGCCATTCGGTAAGCGAATGGGAGCGGTGGCTGCTTGGAGCGGGATTAAAAATCTCAAATAACCGGATTCGCAAAAAGAGCTTCGATTATCCGAAATGGGTAAGAAGAACAACCCGAAGCGAGGATCAAGTGAAAGAGGTTGCTACCTTTATCCTTAATGGCGGCGGCGATGCTCAGGAATATATCGGACTGAAGCTGGAGGGTGGGGAGATTCAATCCATTACGATTGATGAGTGGATGGTATTGGCTGTTTTGGAATAG
- a CDS encoding family 43 glycosylhydrolase, whose amino-acid sequence MLDTSNYLKPWIVNRADPYVLKHTDGLYYFTASVPEYDRLVLRKAATLEGLAQAQETVIWRKHETGEMSNHIWAPELHFIDGKWYVYFAAGTAEDQWAIRPYVLECCDEDPITGTWVEKGKIELDFESFSLDATTFQHNGERYLIWAQYKESDSNLYIAKMANPWTIMGPQMLISTPEYDWEIQGYRVNEGPAVLLRNGRIFVAFSASATDHRYCMGLLEASLKADLLDPGSWIKHPEPVFETNEETENYGPGHNSFTVSEDGATDLMVYHARPYKELIGSPLSDPNRHARIQAFTWKEDGTPDFGVPGK is encoded by the coding sequence ATGTTGGATACTAGCAATTATCTCAAACCTTGGATTGTAAACCGGGCGGATCCATATGTGCTCAAGCATACGGATGGTCTTTATTACTTTACCGCTTCCGTACCGGAGTATGACCGGCTTGTGCTGCGCAAAGCCGCTACGCTGGAGGGGCTTGCTCAAGCGCAGGAAACGGTCATTTGGCGGAAGCATGAAACAGGCGAGATGAGCAACCATATTTGGGCGCCCGAGCTTCATTTTATCGATGGCAAGTGGTACGTCTATTTCGCGGCAGGCACGGCGGAGGATCAATGGGCGATTCGACCGTATGTGCTGGAGTGCTGCGATGAAGATCCCATTACGGGCACATGGGTGGAAAAAGGCAAAATCGAGTTGGACTTTGAAAGCTTCTCCCTGGATGCGACAACATTCCAGCATAACGGGGAACGGTATCTGATCTGGGCGCAATATAAAGAATCCGACAGCAATCTGTACATAGCCAAGATGGCTAACCCGTGGACGATTATGGGACCGCAAATGTTGATCTCCACACCGGAATATGACTGGGAGATTCAAGGCTACCGGGTGAACGAAGGGCCTGCCGTATTGCTGCGCAATGGGCGAATATTTGTGGCCTTTTCCGCAAGCGCAACCGATCACCGGTATTGCATGGGCCTATTGGAAGCTTCTCTGAAAGCGGATTTGCTCGACCCGGGCAGTTGGATCAAGCATCCCGAGCCTGTGTTCGAGACCAATGAGGAGACGGAAAATTACGGGCCGGGGCATAACAGCTTTACCGTTAGCGAGGACGGCGCGACCGATCTTATGGTGTATCATGCGAGACCTTATAAAGAGCTTATCGGCAGTCCGCTTTCCGATCCTAACCGCCATGCCCGCATCCAGGCATTCACTTGGAAGGAAGACGGGACGCCTGACTTCGGGGTGCCGGGGAAATAA
- a CDS encoding DUF2663 family protein — translation MAWRELIPNDARKTFDTLIDRKRKWETYKSRAAFCALLCLFCFLMFGIVYFRNIGTIHGSFASLYESIMNSSFLVFLLAVFIVSFVYLYWLAKEIDKAKKKYETLRIETVDKFDTTWLKSINFETRSEISIEMNSYDINIDYKG, via the coding sequence ATAGCTTGGCGTGAACTCATACCAAACGATGCAAGGAAAACATTCGACACACTCATCGACCGTAAGAGAAAGTGGGAAACGTACAAATCAAGAGCTGCTTTTTGTGCACTGCTATGCTTGTTTTGTTTTTTAATGTTTGGCATTGTCTACTTCCGTAATATCGGCACCATTCACGGCAGCTTTGCAAGTTTGTATGAGAGCATCATGAACAGTTCCTTCCTTGTCTTCCTGTTAGCCGTTTTTATCGTCAGCTTTGTTTACCTGTACTGGCTGGCCAAGGAAATCGATAAAGCGAAGAAAAAGTATGAGACTCTTAGAATCGAGACCGTTGATAAATTCGATACAACCTGGCTAAAGAGCATCAACTTCGAGACAAGAAGCGAAATTTCCATCGAGATGAACAGCTACGATATTAATATCGATTACAAGGGTTAA
- a CDS encoding HPr family phosphocarrier protein, with translation MITPIKVRDVKDIEQINHIVSRYDFDIWIHGKSGMADAKSILGLFVLKLNEPLTLVIPDDVNYKKLFKELEPFLVIG, from the coding sequence ATGATCACGCCGATTAAAGTAAGAGACGTGAAGGACATTGAACAAATCAACCATATCGTATCCCGTTACGACTTCGATATCTGGATTCACGGCAAAAGCGGGATGGCCGACGCCAAGTCGATTCTTGGCTTGTTTGTACTAAAGCTGAACGAGCCGTTAACGCTTGTCATCCCGGATGACGTGAACTATAAGAAACTTTTCAAAGAGCTGGAGCCGTTTCTCGTGATTGGTTAG
- a CDS encoding response regulator transcription factor, giving the protein MLRVLIVDDEFEIREGLRNRFPWSTFGFEEVLVADDGDTALMLAKDVRPDLIVTDIKMNRMSGLEFLNAVQPIKDYHPEAIVVSGYDDFDLVKQAMKTGAIDYILKPINISELEQIVRKAVENIQRKRLEQHNEQQLINQVKFAIPKMREELLREMVEQEHDPYKETRRRHRLTTLNMEWITVEHMTVMVIVADDLKAIENRRGQEKDLILFGIGNVVNQTLEEDYPYPYAICMDSLGRWLVLLSCLRSEQAELTSGIAHLCIKRINDFVKVKASVGLRTNPCTFEHLHEMYTEALSVLEQKAVYGGNRVFTLQGGFEESEHADLKLAEPEEVLDLVKFGSDEDIAAAMERFELMVQAWQLTQLRDIQQNIFEWLFEIFRKAAAAGIPNKKWGSNPIALWEQLEQYDTLQSLREQAERCLKEIAADFRSLSATPSQIICEAEKILQRDYAESLTLQSVASAVHVTPVWLSKLFKKEKRQTFLEYLTDIRIEKAKEMLGDIQYKVYQISYQVGYKDPVHFSKLFKKQVGCTPKEYRRQRGIIDE; this is encoded by the coding sequence ATGCTGCGTGTGTTAATCGTAGATGACGAGTTCGAGATTCGCGAAGGTTTACGTAACCGCTTTCCGTGGAGCACGTTTGGTTTCGAAGAGGTGCTGGTCGCCGATGACGGCGATACGGCGCTTATGCTGGCGAAGGATGTACGTCCGGACCTCATTGTAACGGATATAAAAATGAACCGCATGTCCGGGCTGGAATTTCTGAACGCCGTGCAGCCGATTAAGGATTATCATCCCGAAGCCATTGTGGTGAGCGGTTATGACGACTTTGATCTGGTGAAGCAGGCGATGAAGACCGGAGCGATTGATTATATTCTTAAACCAATCAATATAAGCGAGCTGGAGCAAATTGTTCGCAAAGCGGTCGAAAATATTCAGCGGAAGCGGCTCGAGCAGCATAATGAGCAGCAGCTGATCAACCAGGTGAAGTTCGCGATTCCGAAAATGCGCGAAGAGCTGCTTCGGGAGATGGTGGAGCAGGAGCATGACCCGTATAAGGAAACAAGACGGCGCCACCGGTTGACGACGTTAAACATGGAATGGATTACAGTCGAGCATATGACGGTAATGGTCATTGTCGCCGATGATCTGAAAGCCATTGAGAACCGGCGCGGGCAGGAGAAGGACCTGATTCTGTTCGGGATCGGCAATGTCGTGAATCAGACGCTGGAGGAGGATTATCCTTACCCGTACGCGATCTGCATGGACAGCTTGGGCAGATGGCTTGTTCTGTTAAGCTGCCTGCGTTCGGAGCAGGCAGAGCTGACTAGCGGAATCGCGCATCTGTGCATTAAGCGAATCAATGATTTCGTGAAGGTGAAGGCAAGCGTTGGACTCCGGACGAACCCTTGCACCTTCGAGCATCTGCACGAGATGTATACGGAAGCGCTTAGCGTTCTCGAGCAGAAGGCCGTCTATGGCGGCAACCGCGTATTTACGCTGCAAGGCGGATTTGAAGAAAGCGAGCATGCCGATTTGAAGCTGGCAGAGCCGGAAGAAGTATTGGATCTGGTCAAGTTCGGATCGGATGAAGATATAGCGGCAGCGATGGAACGGTTCGAATTAATGGTACAGGCGTGGCAGCTTACGCAGCTGCGGGATATTCAGCAAAATATTTTCGAGTGGCTGTTCGAGATTTTCAGGAAAGCCGCCGCCGCCGGTATTCCGAATAAAAAATGGGGCAGCAATCCCATCGCGCTTTGGGAGCAGCTGGAGCAATACGATACGCTGCAGTCGCTCAGGGAGCAGGCCGAACGATGCCTGAAGGAAATCGCCGCCGATTTCCGGAGTCTCTCCGCTACGCCAAGCCAGATCATATGCGAAGCGGAAAAAATATTGCAGCGGGATTACGCGGAAAGCTTAACGCTTCAAAGCGTGGCAAGCGCCGTGCACGTTACTCCCGTATGGTTAAGCAAGCTGTTCAAGAAGGAGAAGCGGCAGACGTTCCTTGAATATTTGACCGATATCCGGATCGAGAAGGCGAAGGAGATGCTTGGCGACATCCAGTACAAGGTGTACCAAATCTCCTATCAGGTCGGCTATAAAGACCCGGTTCATTTCTCGAAGCTGTTCAAAAAGCAGGTTGGCTGCACGCCCAAAGAATACCGCAGACAGCGCGGCATTATAGACGAGTAA